A section of the Flavobacterium sp. CG_23.5 genome encodes:
- a CDS encoding DUF3298 and DUF4163 domain-containing protein — MKHIILFAVLLLSMARCSKELVFEDKSFQKKTTLPCKGKCPQITLRIPVAKDVPVVADSINKKVFSVLKEIIYFGEKPYTSTNYNGLLTSFIGSYEKLQKNFPKDTFGWEAKIEGSIKYQSDSILNIEINHYTYTGGAHGYQGLRSLIFDPETGKTISNNKIFKNKNAFKAFAEKKFRAKYKIPENQSINSTGLMFEDEKFELPQNIFYTDKGLLLYYNLYEAASYSDGPKELLLSYQEVNDYLRLK; from the coding sequence ATGAAACACATTATCCTTTTTGCCGTATTACTTTTGTCAATGGCGCGTTGTTCTAAAGAATTAGTTTTTGAAGACAAGTCCTTCCAGAAAAAAACGACATTGCCATGCAAGGGAAAGTGCCCTCAAATTACTTTACGAATCCCAGTTGCCAAAGATGTCCCAGTGGTTGCAGATAGCATCAATAAAAAAGTGTTTTCTGTTTTGAAAGAGATTATTTATTTTGGTGAAAAGCCATATACCTCAACAAATTATAATGGTTTATTGACTTCCTTTATTGGTTCCTATGAAAAACTGCAAAAGAATTTTCCTAAAGATACTTTTGGCTGGGAAGCAAAAATTGAAGGCAGTATAAAATACCAATCGGATAGTATTTTGAATATCGAAATCAATCATTATACCTATACGGGTGGCGCTCATGGTTATCAAGGTTTACGTTCCTTAATTTTTGATCCAGAAACAGGAAAAACAATCTCAAACAATAAAATATTTAAGAACAAGAATGCTTTTAAGGCTTTCGCCGAAAAAAAATTCAGAGCCAAATATAAAATCCCCGAAAACCAATCCATAAATTCCACAGGATTGATGTTTGAAGACGAAAAATTCGAACTTCCACAAAATATTTTTTACACAGACAAAGGATTGCTTTTATATTACAACCTATATGAAGCGGCCTCCTATTCAGATGGGCCAAAAGAATTGTTATTGTCTTACCAAGAAGTGAATGATTATTTGAGATTGAAATAG
- the metG gene encoding methionine--tRNA ligase, producing the protein MTQNPKRYTITAALPYTNGPIHIGHLAGVYVPSDIYSRYLRLQGRDVLFVCGSDEHGVAISMKAKKEGITPQEVIDKYDGIIRKSFSDFGISFDNYSRTSAKIHHDTASEFFRTLYEKGDFIEQVTEQLYDAKADQFLADRFVVGTCPKCGNEEAYGDQCEKCGSTLNATDLINPKSTITGESPIMKSTKHWFLPLDRYEDFLREWILVGHKNDWKPNVYGQVKSWIDGGLEPRAVTRDLDWGIDVPIEGAEGKKLYVWFDAPIGYISSTKEWALREGKDWEPYWKDKDTKLVHFIGKDNIVFHCIIFPAMLKAEGSYILPDNVPANEFLNLEGNKLSTSKNWAVWLHEYLEEFPNQQDVLRYALTSNAPETKDNDFTWKDFQARNNNELVAIYGNFINRVVVLTNKYYNGVVPQPSPLTPEGGTPNFTDYDNEVLTELKAYPAVISSSIERYRFREALSELMNVARLGNKYLADEEPWKVIKDNPERVQTQMYVALQIAAALSVLCEPFLPFTATKLSRILKIENKIGWNSIAETSDLIPTGHQIGGPEVSGELLFAKIEDEEIQKQIDKLEATKTANKAENKVSEPQKEAIQFEDFAKMDLRVGTILEAEKMPKANKLLILKVDTGIDVRTIVSGIAESFSPEEIVGKKVTVLVNLAPRNLRGVESQGMILMTTNAKGKLVFVNPDAEAANGETIN; encoded by the coding sequence ATGACACAGAATCCAAAAAGATATACGATTACAGCGGCATTGCCTTATACGAACGGACCAATTCACATTGGACATTTGGCGGGGGTTTACGTGCCTTCTGATATTTATTCCCGTTATTTACGTTTGCAAGGTAGAGACGTTTTGTTTGTTTGCGGAAGCGATGAACACGGCGTAGCGATTTCTATGAAAGCCAAAAAAGAAGGCATTACACCTCAGGAAGTAATCGATAAATATGACGGAATTATCAGAAAATCGTTCTCGGATTTCGGAATTTCGTTTGATAATTACTCCAGAACTTCGGCTAAAATTCACCATGATACGGCTTCGGAATTTTTTAGAACTTTATATGAAAAAGGAGATTTTATAGAACAAGTAACGGAGCAATTGTATGATGCCAAAGCGGATCAGTTCTTGGCAGACCGTTTTGTGGTGGGAACTTGTCCAAAATGTGGCAACGAAGAAGCCTATGGCGACCAATGCGAAAAATGCGGTTCTACGCTGAATGCTACGGATTTGATTAATCCAAAATCGACAATTACAGGAGAATCTCCTATTATGAAATCGACGAAGCACTGGTTTTTGCCTTTGGATCGTTATGAAGATTTTTTGAGAGAATGGATTCTTGTAGGGCATAAAAACGACTGGAAACCTAATGTTTACGGACAAGTAAAATCATGGATTGATGGCGGATTAGAACCTCGTGCGGTAACGCGTGACCTCGATTGGGGAATTGACGTTCCCATTGAAGGTGCCGAAGGGAAAAAATTATACGTATGGTTTGATGCGCCAATTGGCTATATTTCATCAACCAAGGAATGGGCTTTGCGCGAAGGAAAAGATTGGGAACCGTACTGGAAAGACAAAGACACTAAACTGGTTCACTTTATAGGGAAAGACAATATTGTTTTTCACTGCATCATTTTTCCGGCGATGCTAAAAGCCGAAGGCAGCTATATTTTACCAGATAATGTTCCTGCAAATGAGTTCTTGAACTTGGAAGGAAATAAATTATCTACGTCTAAAAACTGGGCGGTTTGGTTGCACGAATATTTGGAAGAATTTCCGAATCAGCAAGATGTTTTGCGTTATGCTTTGACTTCGAATGCGCCAGAAACTAAGGATAATGATTTTACGTGGAAAGATTTTCAAGCGAGAAATAATAACGAATTGGTAGCGATTTATGGGAATTTCATTAATCGTGTGGTGGTTTTAACCAATAAATACTACAATGGCGTTGTTCCGCAACCAAGCCCCCTAACACCCGAAGGGGGAACTCCAAACTTCACGGATTATGACAATGAAGTATTAACCGAATTGAAAGCCTATCCAGCGGTTATTTCTAGTTCGATTGAAAGATACCGTTTCCGTGAAGCGTTAAGCGAATTGATGAATGTGGCGCGTTTAGGAAATAAATATTTAGCCGATGAAGAGCCTTGGAAAGTTATCAAAGACAACCCAGAGCGCGTGCAAACACAAATGTATGTAGCCTTGCAAATTGCTGCTGCTTTAAGCGTGTTGTGTGAACCGTTTTTACCTTTCACAGCAACAAAATTATCTAGAATTTTAAAAATTGAAAATAAAATCGGTTGGAATTCAATCGCTGAAACTTCGGATTTAATTCCGACGGGACACCAAATTGGCGGTCCCGAAGTTTCGGGAGAATTGCTTTTTGCCAAAATTGAAGATGAGGAAATCCAAAAACAAATAGATAAATTGGAAGCTACAAAAACAGCGAATAAAGCCGAAAACAAGGTGTCCGAACCACAAAAAGAAGCGATTCAATTTGAGGATTTTGCCAAAATGGATTTGCGCGTTGGAACCATTCTAGAAGCAGAAAAAATGCCAAAAGCCAACAAGCTTTTGATTTTGAAAGTAGATACCGGTATTGACGTTCGCACGATTGTTTCGGGAATTGCCGAGAGTTTTTCGCCAGAAGAAATTGTGGGTAAAAAAGTAACCGTTCTAGTTAATTTGGCTCCAAGAAATCTTCGTGGCGTAGAAAGTCAAGGAATGATCTTGATGACCACAAATGCTAAAGGAAAATTAGTTTTTGTAAATCCGGATGCTGAAGCTGCGAATGGAGAGACGATAAATTAA
- a CDS encoding THC0290_0291 family protein, giving the protein MVKHLLLFLIILLGFSYNSNAQFGFSHEIGVIAGPVAFQSDYGERHDLKTNSGNTGMGIGIIHYINFSYRADCNCYTPETYFNDHFKLRTEISYNKTELKHFGQWTEGKPSLGKDQLRAMRGSTAITNIGMQLEFFPLSIRDFTATIGKLGPFVSLGGQFSYYNAKAYSTMGPLGTPLTTFPKYLTPTDGRPYGFSTEGGNVWSVISSVGTRYKLSPLRDLMVDLRFQYFFSNWVDGLNPNPALYKENKANDWLVWFNVGYIYYLQ; this is encoded by the coding sequence ATGGTCAAACATTTACTACTATTCTTAATTATCCTATTGGGATTCTCTTATAATTCAAATGCACAATTTGGATTTTCTCATGAAATAGGAGTTATTGCTGGGCCTGTGGCCTTTCAATCTGACTATGGGGAACGTCATGATTTAAAAACCAATTCTGGAAATACTGGAATGGGGATTGGTATTATTCATTATATAAATTTCTCCTACAGAGCTGATTGTAACTGCTATACTCCCGAAACCTACTTTAACGACCATTTCAAACTAAGAACTGAAATATCCTACAATAAAACCGAATTAAAACATTTTGGACAATGGACTGAAGGCAAACCTTCGTTAGGAAAAGATCAATTGAGAGCGATGAGAGGAAGTACTGCAATTACCAATATAGGAATGCAGTTGGAATTTTTCCCTTTAAGTATTCGTGATTTTACCGCAACAATTGGCAAGTTAGGCCCGTTTGTAAGTCTTGGTGGTCAATTCAGTTATTATAATGCCAAAGCTTACTCAACCATGGGCCCATTAGGAACTCCTTTAACCACATTTCCTAAATATCTAACCCCAACTGATGGTCGTCCTTATGGATTTTCCACTGAAGGAGGGAACGTTTGGTCTGTTATATCAAGTGTAGGAACACGTTATAAATTAAGTCCGTTACGCGATTTAATGGTGGACTTACGATTTCAATATTTCTTCTCCAACTGGGTGGATGGTTTAAATCCTAATCCGGCTCTCTATAAAGAAAACAAAGCAAACGATTGGTTGGTTTGGTTTAATGTTGGTTATATTTATTATTTACAATAG
- a CDS encoding HAD family hydrolase: MSLKVIAFDADDTLWVNETYFDETEKKFCGLMEDYLSHQGISQELFKVEIDNLRLYGYGIKGYILSMIEAAMTISNNTLPIAMIEKIIQYGKELLEKPIVLLEGVEETLEALKGKYKLVVATKGDLLDQRRKLHNSGLGHYFHHIEVMSDKQEIDYSDLIKRLEIQPSEFFMIGNSLKSDVLPVLAIGGHAVHIPFHTTWAHEKIDHKVEHENFSAFEKITDVLKRLE, from the coding sequence ATGAGCCTAAAAGTAATAGCCTTCGACGCCGATGATACCCTTTGGGTAAACGAAACGTATTTTGATGAAACCGAGAAAAAATTTTGTGGGTTGATGGAGGATTATTTATCGCATCAAGGGATTTCTCAGGAACTTTTTAAAGTGGAAATCGACAATTTAAGATTGTACGGCTACGGAATAAAAGGCTATATTCTCTCGATGATTGAAGCAGCGATGACTATTTCGAATAATACACTTCCCATTGCAATGATTGAGAAAATTATCCAATACGGAAAAGAATTACTAGAAAAACCAATCGTATTATTGGAAGGAGTCGAAGAAACATTAGAAGCATTAAAAGGAAAATATAAACTAGTTGTTGCCACCAAAGGCGATTTATTAGACCAACGACGAAAATTACATAATTCTGGTCTGGGTCATTATTTTCATCATATAGAGGTGATGTCAGACAAACAGGAAATCGATTATTCTGACTTAATAAAGCGTTTGGAAATACAACCTTCGGAATTCTTTATGATTGGAAATTCATTGAAATCAGATGTTTTACCGGTTTTAGCTATTGGCGGACACGCCGTACATATTCCGTTTCACACGACTTGGGCACATGAAAAAATCGACCATAAAGTAGAGCACGAGAATTTCAGTGCTTTCGAAAAAATAACTGATGTATTAAAACGACTGGAATAG
- a CDS encoding cystathionine gamma-synthase, translating to MHMKFNTKAIHGGQHHDPSTGAVMPPVYQTSTFVQTSPGKPVNPDYEYSRAANPTRTALENALASIENGTRGLAFSSGLAATDCLLRSFKSGDEIIAMDDLYGGTYRMFTRIYKDSGIKFHFVDMNDIEKFKSLINENTKLVWVETPTNPLMKLADIQEIAKITKENKILFAVDNTFATPYLQKPLDLGADIVMHSATKYLGGHSDVIAGALIVKDEALGEQLHFQQFATGATLGPMDSFLVLRGIKTLHLRVQRHCENGEKVVAFLDNHPKVKRVYYPGLPSHPYHEIAKKQMSGFGGMVSFTFASGKKEDAIKFLENLKVFTLAESLGGVESLANHPALMTHASIPEDKRKEIGITDDLVRLSVGIEDAEDLIEDLKQALA from the coding sequence ATACATATGAAATTCAATACAAAAGCCATTCACGGTGGTCAGCACCATGATCCAAGTACAGGAGCCGTTATGCCTCCTGTATATCAAACTTCAACATTTGTACAAACAAGTCCAGGTAAGCCGGTAAATCCGGATTATGAATATAGCAGGGCCGCAAACCCTACTAGAACGGCACTTGAAAACGCATTGGCAAGTATTGAAAACGGAACAAGAGGTTTGGCTTTTTCATCAGGATTAGCGGCCACGGATTGTCTTTTACGTTCTTTTAAATCCGGAGATGAAATCATCGCTATGGATGATTTGTATGGTGGAACTTACAGAATGTTTACTCGTATTTATAAAGATTCAGGGATTAAATTTCATTTTGTTGACATGAATGACATTGAGAAATTCAAGTCATTGATTAATGAAAACACAAAACTAGTTTGGGTGGAAACACCGACAAATCCACTGATGAAGTTGGCGGATATTCAAGAAATTGCTAAAATCACAAAGGAGAATAAAATTCTTTTTGCCGTAGATAATACTTTTGCTACTCCTTATTTGCAAAAACCATTAGACTTAGGAGCAGATATTGTAATGCATTCTGCGACGAAATATCTTGGCGGGCATTCTGATGTTATTGCTGGAGCTTTGATTGTAAAAGACGAAGCGCTGGGAGAACAATTGCATTTTCAACAATTTGCAACGGGAGCTACGCTAGGACCAATGGATAGTTTTTTAGTGTTGAGAGGAATAAAAACCTTGCATTTACGCGTGCAGAGACATTGTGAGAATGGGGAAAAAGTGGTTGCATTTTTAGACAATCATCCAAAAGTAAAAAGAGTTTATTATCCAGGATTGCCAAGTCATCCGTATCATGAAATTGCCAAAAAACAAATGAGTGGTTTTGGAGGAATGGTTTCTTTTACTTTTGCTTCAGGCAAAAAAGAGGATGCCATTAAATTTTTGGAGAATCTTAAAGTGTTCACTTTAGCAGAATCTTTGGGCGGAGTAGAATCATTGGCAAATCATCCCGCTTTGATGACACACGCATCGATTCCGGAAGACAAAAGAAAAGAAATTGGAATTACAGATGATCTGGTTCGATTGAGCGTAGGTATAGAAGATGCGGAAGATTTAATTGAAGATTTAAAACAGGCGTTAGCATAA